The Drosophila innubila isolate TH190305 chromosome 2R unlocalized genomic scaffold, UK_Dinn_1.0 1_C_2R, whole genome shotgun sequence DNA window CATAGTCCTCCGCAGTCCACTGCAGCGTTTGCCCTatataactaaatattatACACGAAAGAACTATAGTCATTATCTTATATCATAtctttttaatatgcataaaaattatacacaaTTTCTagagggttttttttttccattatcaCGGAAAAGTTTGGCATGCAATTTGTAACTGTTACTtccttttagtttttttaaaaacatacgTTTTAACCGGCTTAAAAACCCGTTTTAGATCGCTCCAAACAGCTGCTTAACAAATTGCGCTTTTGTATAAACATTTGCTTATCTAGAAAACCGATTCAATGCAGCTTACATTTACattataagaataagaataaaagaaaaatgtaaccACAGACTTCAATTGAGTACAGCCAGAGCTGTCTGTAATTGTATAACTAATTTAATACGAGCTTTTAATATAatcatttgcttttgttgattttccAACAGCCGGTCGCGTGACAATTTAGCGGATTTTATGTCATTTTTACTATGAAATTGGATGAAATTGTTGCATGGTAAGcacttgttattatttttcaattcatttgaattatttataattttttgtataggTACCAGAAACGAATCGGCACCTATGATAAGCAAGAATGGGAGAAAACCGTAGAACAGCGTATTTTAGATGGCTTCAATAGCGTTAACTTGAAGAACACCAAGCTTAAAACGGAACTGATTGATGTGGATCTGGTGCGAGGTGACTATAACATGTCCTAGTTAATAGACAATATCATTAACTAATTAGATGATTTACTTTAACAGGCTCGACATTTCCGAAAGCGAAGCCAAAACAAACTTTACTCACTGTCATACGTTTGGCGATATTGCGTTacctgttgctgccactttaTGCACAATGGTGGGTGAAGCAGACGACACCGAATGCCTTTGGCTTCATTCTCTGTCTATATCTCACACAACTGATCAATTGGGCCATATATATCATGCACAGCAATCGAATTGCGCCGCTTGTCTACGATCAGGAAGTGAATGCCACAAATGTCGATGATGCGGCGACTGTTGCCGATAAGCAGCAATCGGAGGAGAATGCTGATTTGCTCAGCGCATTGTTAATACCCTGTGCGCTCAGCTTACTGATTAGCTTAATACACTCACAGATTGTGGCAACGAATACGGCTCCAGGCAGCAGCACTAAAAACAAACTGCGACGTTTCTCCATGACCAGCTTCAGTGAGAAATCAAATGCGCCTAGGGAACAACGTTTGCGACGGCGCAAGAAGTTTGTGCGGCAAGTTTCAAGTtcaacaaaagacaaaaaggTCATCTCCGGCACGCCGAGGatttaatacccttgcagagccCTGTATTTAGTTCTTGACTGATCGTTTCTATGATTAAAttgtccgattttaaccaaacttggtcagaATGTCTGCCACAAACCCAAAAACAGAATCTATAAGATTGGATGAAATATCCCGAGATACATCATAGTATTTCATACTAAGGGTTAGGCCAATATTTCTTATGGCATTCAGATTTAAACCAATTTATAAGTACTCTATGAGGTTTGTACCGTCTCCTTTAATCCGTTATACATTTCTAATGACATTAGAATATTCTCTGCAAGGATATAATAAGCAAAagaacttttattaaatagtattCTTCACCTACAGCATGCGACAATCCGAAACGGACATTTCACAGGCCAGCAGCAATCACTCCCTAAGTACACGACGTGCCAAACTGACACCCATGACACCCGTTGAGCCAGCGACTCCAACGACCACAACTGAGCTAAAACCCTTCAATTGTTCATCCGTTCCCAGTGAGGAGACCTTCCCAACCACAACTGCCATAACCACCGTACATCATCAAGAAGCAGCTGCCGATAGCACAACCCTCAAGGAGCCAATCTATGATCTCAGAAAGATAGCAACTGATGTGCCCGAAAGTCCCCATAAGAAGCGCAATGTCAATTGGCACACTCCCATACAGATTTGTGCCACATTCGATCAGAATGAATTGCCCTCATCCAGCATTGAACTGTGCAATGCCGTGCCAGCGCCAAGTGGATCAAGATTGCAGCCCAGCTATCGCATTGGCGAAGACGATGGCTTCGAGAGCCTCAATGGCAAAAGCTCCAGTGGCGAGGACAACAATCTTTCACccaatgttgttgctggcaatgcaacagcaactttaGCACAGCCATCGCAGCTGCGATTGCGTCTTAAtgtaagcagcaacaacacctccaataacagcagcaacaatgcgTCAACAACTGAAAAAATGTCCCGGGAATCGAGCAGCAGCTGTGCCGAATCAGATGGATGCGATGATGCGGATATTATATCAAGTCCAGCCTCGGCAGGCACACAGGAATTTAATACATCCGCCACCGATTGGTTGGGCGTAACCACAAACAGTGAGGATTGCAGCTACACCTCCGAACTGGATCAATCGGATGGCGGATATAAGCATCAGCCATGCAGCGATGAGGAGCTGCCAGAACTGGACATAACACCCACAACAATATTGAATCCGCACAGCAGCACGGATCGCAGTAAGTAcacattaaattaatcattaataCTCCATACATATCAATATTAATGCTACATATTGTTTTCACTTATCCTCCAGTTAGCTGCACCATTTGGGATCAGCGCGATACGAAGAAGGCGCAACTATCTGTGCTGGAGATTGCCTCGTGCATCATCGAGCGCGTCGATTCGCTGGGCGTGACCAACGATTACATTTACATTGGCGTCTTCTTCTCCTTTCTGCTGACACTGATTCCAACCTTTTGTCGGCTGTGCGAGGTAAGTGACTTGCTTGGCAAACTAATGGGCGACATGTTTGATTAAATGCTCACTTGCAGATCACAATTGATGCGGATAAGGCCAGCGAGATAAGCTACTTCAATATGCCGCAGTTGTTGTGGGAGAAGTCATCGTCCTCGTTCTTTACAATCTTGGGCTTTGCCTTCGGCGAGGCGCAATGGGAACGCACCGTGTTGGCCTTGGGCTTTGTCCAGCGTTTATGCCTCACGCTCATCTTATTCATCATCTTTGCTGTCGCAGAACGTACCTTTAAACAGCGGTAAATTATATTACCTGACCATATTCTATAGAGATTCtataagttttgttttcatttcagttttctGTACGCAAAACTCTTTTCACATCTGACTTCGTCACGTCGTGCTCGCAAATCGAATCTACCACATTTTCGTCTCAATAAAGTGCGGAATATCAAGACCTGGCTGAGTGTGCGATCCTATCTAAAGGTAGTTCcacacattaaaattttcaatacatCTTTAactatgttttaaattatttttagaaacgCGGCCCTCAGCGTTCAGTGGACATTATTGTATCAGCCGCATTTATAGTCactctgctgctgttggccttTCTGAGTGTGGAATGGCTGAAGGATTCGGTGcatttgcacacacacttgaCGCTGGAGGCGTTAATCTGGTCTATAACCATTGGCATCTATTTACTGCGTTTCATGACACTTGGTCAGAAAATTCAGCACAAATATCGCAGTGTTTCGGTGCTGATAACCgaacaaatcaatttgtatttgcaaaTTGAACAGAAACCTAAGAAAAAGGAGGAATTAATGGTCTCAAATAGTGTACTAAAGCTGGCAGCTGATCTGCTCAAGGAACTGGAAACGCCATTCAAGATCTCTG harbors:
- the LOC117784828 gene encoding putative homeodomain transcription factor — its product is MKLDEIVAWYQKRIGTYDKQEWEKTVEQRILDGFNSVNLKNTKLKTELIDVDLVRGSTFPKAKPKQTLLTVIRLAILRYLLLPLYAQWWVKQTTPNAFGFILCLYLTQLINWAIYIMHSNRIAPLVYDQEVNATNVDDAATVADKQQSEENADLLSALLIPCALSLLISLIHSQIVATNTAPGSSTKNKLRRFSMTSFSEKSNAPREQRLRRRKKFVRMRQSETDISQASSNHSLSTRRAKLTPMTPVEPATPTTTTELKPFNCSSVPSEETFPTTTAITTVHHQEAAADSTTLKEPIYDLRKIATDVPESPHKKRNVNWHTPIQICATFDQNELPSSSIELCNAVPAPSGSRLQPSYRIGEDDGFESLNGKSSSGEDNNLSPNVVAGNATATLAQPSQLRLRLNVSSNNTSNNSSNNASTTEKMSRESSSSCAESDGCDDADIISSPASAGTQEFNTSATDWLGVTTNSEDCSYTSELDQSDGGYKHQPCSDEELPELDITPTTILNPHSSTDRISCTIWDQRDTKKAQLSVLEIASCIIERVDSLGVTNDYIYIGVFFSFLLTLIPTFCRLCEITIDADKASEISYFNMPQLLWEKSSSSFFTILGFAFGEAQWERTVLALGFVQRLCLTLILFIIFAVAERTFKQRFLYAKLFSHLTSSRRARKSNLPHFRLNKVRNIKTWLSVRSYLKKRGPQRSVDIIVSAAFIVTLLLLAFLSVEWLKDSVHLHTHLTLEALIWSITIGIYLLRFMTLGQKIQHKYRSVSVLITEQINLYLQIEQKPKKKEELMVSNSVLKLAADLLKELETPFKISGLSANPYLFTTIKVVILSALSGVLSEVLGFKLKLHKIKIK